One stretch of Nitrospiraceae bacterium DNA includes these proteins:
- the lptE gene encoding LPS assembly lipoprotein LptE, whose translation MKAKSYKLKVINGFCFLLLAACFLPLIAGCGYTIQGKDTLPFEYVKIGRIENKTYEPKLEDRLYKALTDELMKNGFVISRSAGHVISGVINEFHLRPLSEKDGYAVEYEVIVKGRFILTAPDGKTKELRNSGAFIVSFYNAGNIQSIVASKETATDTALKNLASEIRAGIIYQK comes from the coding sequence ATGAAAGCTAAAAGTTATAAGTTAAAAGTCATAAATGGTTTCTGCTTCCTGCTTCTTGCAGCCTGCTTCTTGCCTCTTATAGCAGGATGCGGCTATACAATACAGGGGAAAGATACACTGCCGTTTGAATATGTAAAAATAGGCAGGATCGAAAATAAGACCTATGAACCTAAACTTGAAGACAGGCTCTACAAGGCATTGACCGACGAACTTATGAAAAACGGTTTTGTAATATCGAGAAGCGCAGGTCATGTCATAAGCGGAGTTATAAATGAATTCCATTTAAGACCGTTATCGGAAAAAGACGGCTATGCGGTTGAATACGAAGTAATAGTCAAAGGCAGATTTATTCTTACAGCGCCTGACGGCAAAACAAAAGAACTCAGGAATAGCGGAGCCTTCATCGTCTCTTTTTACAATGCAGGGAATATTCAAAGCATAGTTGCATCAAAAGAAACAGCAACAGATACTGCACTCAAGAATCTTGCCTCAGAGATACGCGCCGGCATTATATACCAGAAATGA
- the holA gene encoding DNA polymerase III subunit delta, translating into MQEIEKGLPSSIYMFYSENPYLLGESVPAIRKLISEDSLDFNFILFDLDSPEGTSTPEEIMYSLKTMSLCGGRKYVIAKNIQKLPGKEFKKFLPYLKNPSPDASFIMLYAGSIKADIKEILKGIKTICLDIREQELPMWIKEKIGQKGLSIKNNAIDYLIGILGPDIGIISSEIEKLSLCEGSEITIENIKEIVEGNRDYSVFDLTGALKEKNSEKVFKIYKTLSESFESYSLLGAINWQYKKMFTYAKDKTSKDYYYKALELLNTADIQIKTSGGSFPMEYLFARLLQL; encoded by the coding sequence ATGCAGGAAATTGAAAAAGGGCTTCCTTCTTCAATTTATATGTTCTACTCAGAGAATCCATATCTCCTTGGGGAATCTGTTCCAGCGATAAGAAAATTGATTTCCGAAGATTCTCTGGATTTTAATTTTATCTTGTTCGACCTTGATTCTCCTGAAGGAACCTCAACGCCAGAAGAGATAATGTATTCACTGAAAACCATGTCTCTTTGCGGCGGAAGGAAGTATGTAATAGCTAAAAACATTCAAAAACTGCCAGGCAAAGAATTTAAAAAATTTCTGCCTTATCTAAAAAATCCTTCTCCAGATGCATCATTCATAATGCTGTACGCTGGGAGCATCAAGGCAGACATCAAGGAAATACTTAAGGGAATCAAGACAATATGCCTTGATATAAGAGAGCAGGAACTTCCTATGTGGATTAAAGAAAAAATTGGGCAAAAGGGCCTCTCGATAAAAAACAATGCAATTGATTATCTTATAGGAATACTTGGTCCTGACATAGGAATTATTTCATCAGAAATTGAAAAACTCTCTTTATGCGAGGGCAGTGAAATTACAATAGAGAACATCAAAGAAATTGTAGAAGGCAACAGAGATTACAGCGTATTTGATTTAACCGGAGCCTTGAAAGAAAAAAATTCCGAGAAAGTTTTCAAAATCTACAAAACCCTTTCAGAGTCGTTCGAATCTTACAGCCTCCTTGGCGCAATAAACTGGCAGTACAAAAAAATGTTCACTTATGCAAAGGACAAAACCTCTAAGGATTATTACTACAAAGCATTGGAACTGCTTAACACGGCTGATATCCAGATTAAAACTTCCGGAGGCAGTTTTCCGATGGAATACCTTTTTGCAAGACTGCTGCAGCTTTAA
- the rpsT gene encoding 30S ribosomal protein S20, giving the protein MPAKAVKKKNLSTLKRVRQSEKQNLRNTAVRSKIKTISKKVEEAAAKKNKEQAEKLLREATKTIQSAVSKGIVHKNTAARKISRLAKLAKAVA; this is encoded by the coding sequence TTGCCGGCAAAAGCAGTTAAAAAGAAAAATCTTTCGACTCTCAAGAGAGTGAGACAGTCTGAAAAACAGAATCTTCGCAACACAGCAGTTCGTTCAAAGATAAAGACCATTTCAAAAAAAGTTGAAGAAGCTGCTGCAAAAAAGAACAAGGAACAGGCCGAGAAACTTTTAAGAGAGGCAACAAAGACAATACAGTCAGCTGTATCAAAAGGCATTGTTCATAAGAATACAGCGGCAAGAAAGATATCAAGGCTTGCTAAATTGGCTAAGGCTGTAGCTTAA
- a CDS encoding deoxyhypusine synthase family protein, whose translation MKKYEPVSLKKIRTYPLTKRKSKVELASTAKPHKKGRSFKNFIDEMPDILAAKDLRSIVTAIIKAKKNKKPVILGMGAHPIKVGLSSVIIDLMEKHIITAVATNGACIVHDFELSYTGKTSEDVAAELATGRFGMAKETGEFINKAIMDGVKKGYGIGRSIGEMIYKNKFRFSDKSIFATAYRLGIPASVHVAVGTDIVHMHPNADGSAIGEGSLRDFRLLASVVSDLEGGVYINLGSAVILPEVFLKALTIARNLGNRVENITTVNMDFIQHYRPGQNVLKRPTINKGSCYALTGHHEIMFPLLAATVIENI comes from the coding sequence ATGAAAAAATACGAACCTGTTTCTCTTAAAAAAATAAGGACATATCCCCTCACAAAAAGAAAGAGCAAGGTTGAACTGGCGTCAACGGCAAAACCTCACAAAAAAGGAAGATCATTTAAAAACTTTATTGACGAGATGCCTGACATTCTGGCTGCAAAGGATCTAAGGTCAATCGTAACCGCAATAATAAAAGCGAAAAAAAATAAAAAACCCGTAATCCTCGGGATGGGCGCTCACCCGATAAAAGTCGGTCTATCGTCTGTAATCATAGACCTGATGGAAAAACATATAATTACTGCTGTTGCCACAAACGGAGCCTGCATTGTCCACGATTTTGAACTCTCATATACTGGAAAGACATCAGAGGATGTAGCAGCAGAACTAGCAACAGGAAGATTCGGCATGGCAAAAGAAACAGGCGAATTCATCAACAAGGCAATTATGGACGGCGTTAAAAAAGGATATGGCATAGGAAGATCTATAGGCGAGATGATATACAAAAATAAATTCAGATTCAGTGACAAAAGCATCTTTGCCACAGCGTACAGACTTGGGATTCCTGCAAGCGTTCATGTTGCAGTGGGAACCGATATAGTTCACATGCATCCTAATGCTGACGGCTCTGCAATCGGAGAAGGCAGTCTCAGAGACTTCAGACTTCTTGCATCAGTCGTATCTGACCTTGAAGGCGGAGTTTACATAAATCTCGGCTCTGCTGTTATTCTGCCCGAAGTTTTTTTAAAGGCTTTAACAATCGCGCGAAATCTCGGAAACAGAGTTGAGAACATCACAACAGTTAATATGGATTTTATCCAGCACTACAGGCCTGGGCAGAATGTGCTGAAAAGGCCCACGATAAACAAAGGCTCATGCTATGCGCTGACAGGCCATCACGAGATAATGTTCCCACTCTTGGCAGCAACAGTGATAGAGAATATATGA